The genomic interval TGCCCTGGGTGTCGGGGCCGGTTTTTCCGATCTGGAATTTTGCTATGAAAAGGATCTCAAGGTCCTGCCGAGCTTTGGCATTGTGACCCTTTATGATTTTATGCCTGACCTGGCGGCCGAGAGCAACGTTAACCTGGCCGGGGTCCTTCATGGCGAACAGGAGCTCATCTTTTACAACCCCATTCCCACGGAAGGGACCTTGATCACCGAGGGTTCCATCACCCACTATTACGATAAGGGAAAGGGCAAGGGCGCCCTGATCGTGGCTGAATTCGATACCCATCATTCCAACGGTCAAAAACTTTTTACCAGTGTGGTGACCGTCTTCGCCCGCCTGGACGGCGGCTTTGGCGGGCCGGAAGCCCCTAAAAAAGAAACCTCCATCCCGGACAGAGCTCCGGATATAGAGGTTTCGGCTTCCCCCTCAGACGATCAACCCTTGATCTACCGGCTTTCCGGAGATATCTTCGCCCTCCACGTGGATACAGAATTTGCCCGCATGGCCGGCTTTGAAAAACCCATTATGCATGGATTGTGCACCCATGGCTATGCCGGCCGGGCCTTGATTCAAAATCTGGTCCCGGGTCAGCCGGAAAAGGTGCGGCGCATGGTTTGTCGATTCCGCAGTCCCCTTTACCCTGGGACGCCCTTTAAAACCCAAATCTGGAAGGAAGGCGAGGGAAAGGCCCTCTGGCGGGTGGTCAACGCCTCCACCGGGGAGACGGTCATCGATAATGGGTTCTTTGAATACGGCGATATCCCCAAGGAAGAATTTCGTTTTGACGACCGGGTGGCCGTAGTCACCGGGGCCGGGGCCGGACTGGGCCGGGTCTATGCCCTGGAATTAGCCAAACGGGGGGCCAAGGTGGTGGTCAATGATTTGGGCGGCCCCCGGGACGGCACCGGGGAAGGTTCCACCCGGGCCGCCGATCTGGTGGTGGAAGAGATCAAGGCCCTGGGCGGGGAGGCCGTTGCCAACTACGATTCCGTATCCCATCCCGAAGGGGGCGAGGCCATTATCCGGACGGCCGTCGAGGCCTTCGGCCGGGTGGATATCCTGATCAACAACGCCGGTATCCTGCGGGACAAGACCCTGGCCCGGATGGAACCGGAAAACTGGCAGGGGATTATGGACGTCCACCTGAATGGGGCTTATTATGTAACCCGTCCGGCCTTTTTAAAAATGCGGGAAAACGGTTACGGGCGGATCATCATGACCACTTCGGCGGCCGGGCTTTTCGGGAATTTCGGTCAGGCCAACTATTCGGCGGCCAAGATGGGTCTGGTCGGTTTTATGAACACCCTCAAACTGGAAGGGGAAAAACACAACATCAAAGTCAATACCGTGGCCCCCATTGCCGCCACCCGTTTGACCGAAGACGTCCTGCCTCCGGACCTCTTTGAAAAACTCAAGCCCGAGTTCGTCGCCCCCCTGGTCCTTTACCTCTGTTCAGAACAGTGTCCGGTAAACGGTGCCATTTATAATGCCGGGGCCGGATTTTTTAACCGGGCGGCCATAGTCTCCGGACCGGGGACAATCATCGGCCAGGGGCAGGAGATCCCCACTCCGGAGGCAGTAGCCGATCATTGGAATCAGGTCATTGCTCTGACCGGGGTTAAAGAATATGCCAGCGCCACCATTGCCCTGGGGGACCTGTTGGCCGGCCCTCCCGCCCAGGCGGATGAACCCGGAACGGGAACAGGCCCTACCCTTTCGGTCCAGGGGATTTTTGAACAGATGCCCAAGGCTTTTCAGACCGACAAGGCCGCTGGGGTAAGCGTGATCTTCCAATATCGCATCTCCGGTCCCAAAGGCGGTGACTGGCATACCACGATTAAAGATGGCACCTGCCAGGTGAGCCAGGGACTGCATAACAGCCCCACCACGACCATCAAAATGGGCGATGACGATTTCCTGGCCCTCATGGAAGGAAAGCTCAAGGCCATGCAGGCCTATACTTCAGGAAAATTAAAGATTGAAGGGGACCTCATGAAGTCCCAGCTAATCGAGAAGCTGTTTAAATTTTAATCGACCAGGCCCAGGGCGCAAGGCTTAAGGCACAAGGTTTTTTCTCTTCTTACACCTTGAACCTTGAACCCTGAACCTTGAACCTTTTTTTAAGGAGGCATCATGATTGGCATTACTTCCTATGGCGGTTATATCCCCAGACTGCGGCTGGATCGCATGAGTATTTTTCAAACCATGGGCTGGTTTGCCCCGGCCATCGTCATGGTCGCCCAGGGGGAACGCTCCTTCTGCAACTGGGATGAAGACAGCCTGACCATGGCTGTTTCGGCTTCCATGGATTGTCTGAAAGGGAATGATAAAAAAACAGTGGATGCCTTGTACCTGGCTTCCACCACCCTGCCT from Deltaproteobacteria bacterium carries:
- a CDS encoding SDR family NAD(P)-dependent oxidoreductase; its protein translation is MALNLDGVGKKIGPFKKSYTWKEPVLYALGVGAGFSDLEFCYEKDLKVLPSFGIVTLYDFMPDLAAESNVNLAGVLHGEQELIFYNPIPTEGTLITEGSITHYYDKGKGKGALIVAEFDTHHSNGQKLFTSVVTVFARLDGGFGGPEAPKKETSIPDRAPDIEVSASPSDDQPLIYRLSGDIFALHVDTEFARMAGFEKPIMHGLCTHGYAGRALIQNLVPGQPEKVRRMVCRFRSPLYPGTPFKTQIWKEGEGKALWRVVNASTGETVIDNGFFEYGDIPKEEFRFDDRVAVVTGAGAGLGRVYALELAKRGAKVVVNDLGGPRDGTGEGSTRAADLVVEEIKALGGEAVANYDSVSHPEGGEAIIRTAVEAFGRVDILINNAGILRDKTLARMEPENWQGIMDVHLNGAYYVTRPAFLKMRENGYGRIIMTTSAAGLFGNFGQANYSAAKMGLVGFMNTLKLEGEKHNIKVNTVAPIAATRLTEDVLPPDLFEKLKPEFVAPLVLYLCSEQCPVNGAIYNAGAGFFNRAAIVSGPGTIIGQGQEIPTPEAVADHWNQVIALTGVKEYASATIALGDLLAGPPAQADEPGTGTGPTLSVQGIFEQMPKAFQTDKAAGVSVIFQYRISGPKGGDWHTTIKDGTCQVSQGLHNSPTTTIKMGDDDFLALMEGKLKAMQAYTSGKLKIEGDLMKSQLIEKLFKF